In Pelodictyon luteolum DSM 273, the genomic stretch CTCGCACCGTTGAGGACGATTTTTCCCGGTTTCGTGTACCCGTTCCGTACGAGGTACTCCGCCGAGGCGATGGCGTCTTTCCAGGTGTTGGGTTTCTTCTCCTTCATGCCCTCCACATGCCACCGGTCGCCAAGCTCCCCGCCGCCGCGCACATGGGCGATGGCGAAGATTCCGCCCCGTGTGGTCCAGAGCAGCGTGGAGGGGCTGAAGAACGGCGAGATCGATTTGCCGTAGGCGCCGTATCCGTAAAGCAGCACAGGGTTCTCTCCATTCCGTTTGAGCCCCTTGCGGTAGACGAGGGAGAGGGGTACCATGGTGCCGTCGTGGGACGGCACCATCACCTCTTCCACCACCATGTTCCGGTACTCGGGGTACTCCGCCGAGGAAGAGATGGTTTCTTTGCGGTATGTTCCGGTTTCGGGCAGGTAGCGGTAGCGGCGGTAGTCGCTGCTCCAGCCGGCGATGGTTACCCAGATGTCCCTGAACCTCGGGCCTTTCGAGGAGATGTAGGCCGAGCCGGCCCTGAAGGGGAGGGTGAGCGGGGCGACTTTGCCGGTCGCGTGCTCGAGCCGGTACATCGTCGCTTCGACGCCGTGGCGGGATCGGGTGAAGTAGAGGGCGTCACGGGTAAGGCTGAAGGATGTGAGGAGCGCGTCGGGGTCTTCCCCGACGACGGTTTCAGCGTTGCTGAAGTCCGGCCGCTCGAGCGGGGTTTTCAGGATCCTGAAACGGGGAGCGTTTTTCGGCGTGAACACGTACAGCTCAGTCGCTGTGGTTGCAAAATCATGGATCTCGTCTTCGGGGCGGATCAGCGGCTTCCAGTCGATCTTCGGGGCCAGCAGGCCGGCCGAAGGGGCGGTGTAGACCCGGAGGCGCCGCTCGACGCTGGAGACGAAGGCGAAGAGGCGCCCGCTCTCGCGGTCATAGGTGACGCCGGGAATCTCGGAGCCTGCAATCTGCAGCTCGGGGTACTTTTCGGCTGAAAATATCTCGATATCCTCCTTCGGGTCGGTACCGGCCCGGTGCAGGAATACCTGACTGTCGTACTGCGGGTTCTGGCCCGGGCGGGTAAGGGGCCGCAGCCTGTTGTAGATGAATGCGGTGCCGTCCTCCGTCCATGAGGGAGAGGCGAACCGGCAGCGGTCGATGATTTCAGGGTAGAGCTGTTTACGGTCGACGTCCATGATGAGGATGCGGTCATCTTCCGAGCCGTTGGCCGATACCGATACGGCTACCCTCAACCCGTCGTCGGAAGGGGAGATGTGGCTGATGACATGGCGCGTGCCTTTTTCGCGGTCGAGGGTGCCGGGGTCGAAGAGCAGGGTTTCCCTGCCTTTGAACCCCTCCCGCAGGTAGAGTTTGCCGGTTTCATCGCCGGGCGTTTCCTTGAGGTAGAAGTAACGGTCGTTGTCGGTGATGGAGAGACTGTAGGCCTTCGACTTCCTCCTCAGGTCGAACTCCTCCATTTTCCGGAGCAGTTTACCTCTGCCGGGGATGCTTTCGAGCACCGCGCGGGCATGCTCCGACTGCTCCTGGACCCACTCCGCGACAGCGGGAACACTGAAATCCTCAAGCGGGCGGAACGGGTCGGAGACCTCCACCCCGCAGAGCGTCTCAGTGTGCGGCCGGCAGGGCGGAGCAACCCTCGGCGCCGCCGGACCCTGTTCCGTGGCCTGGAGGGTCCCGCCGGAGAGGAGAGAAGCGAAAAGCAGGACGATGAGGAGGGATGCCGGGGATCGGGTCATTGGCGTCAAGGGGTTTGAATGTGAAGCTGTCTTTTTCGTTGTACAAGAAAGCGGCCAGGCAGTGTGGTGCTGCCGGCCGCTGTGCTCACTGCTCTATTCGTGTAATATACAGCATTACAGATAATCCCCGGGGGCCGTCAATCGTTCATCTCCAGCGGGGGCGATCTGCGTCTCTCTGGCGGTCACGGTCATTGGAACGGTCATTGGAACGGTCATTGTAACGGTCATTAGGGCGATTCCTGTCCTGCCGTTCCCAACTCTCTGCTCGGCGGTATTCCCGGTCCCGCCGCTGGCGGATCTCCTCATACCGGTACCGTGAGATGTGAGTGGGCAGGCGCTGCCTGCGCACCGTCATCCAGGGACCGCGGTAGTTTGATGAGCGGTACCACTCCCCTCCGTCATAGATGTAGTACTGGTCCTGGTAATAGATGATGTCATAGGGCGCGCCTACCGAGACATAGAACCCGAGATCCGGAGTGTAGAGGAACCGCGGCTGGCGCTCGATTGCAAAGCGCCGGGGACCCCGCTGCTCGACGACAACCGGCGTCGGGGAGCTCACAATGACGGGGCCGGGGGCTCCGAGGTTGATGTTGACATTTACTTTCGCCTGTGCGTCCGGCCCGTAAGCGGCTGCGGCGAGAAACGCTGCCAGAGCTGCGGTTTTCATTCCTGTGTTCATACGTACTGTCCTGTTTTCTTCGTGTTGGCTTCCTGAATTGTCATGGGCACATGGCAGGAGAGGATGAAGATGATGGTCTGCCGGTTCGGGTCCCCGGCAGAGATGATCGGCTTCAGGCTTCTCTTGCGCTCCTGTATATGACGCGGATTTTCTCAAGAGCTTGCGCCATGTCTTCGGGAAGCGGTGCAGTGAAGGAAAGCGGACGCCCGGTCGTGGGCTGGTGGAAGGAAAGGCTTGCGGCGTGCAGGGCCTGGCGGGGGAGGAGGTCGAGGAGGTTTTTGACGAAGCTTTCGCTTCTCGGGAAGTCGAGGGTTCGCAGTGAAGCGCCGCCGTAGGTGGTGTCACCGAGGATCTGGTGGCCGAGGTGCTGCATGTGGGCGCGGATCTGGTGGGTCCGGCCGGTGTGGAGGGTAAGCTCTGCGAGTGAGAACCAGTGGAGGTTTTCGGTGACCCGGTAGTCGGTTATGGCCGTTTTGCCCTCAAGTCCCTCGTAGGGGAAGTTGGCCATGACCTTGCGGTCCCTTCTCGAGCGGCCGATGTTGGTATGGATGGTGCCTTCCTGCGGCTCCGGCACCCCCCAGAGGATGGCGGTGTAGAGTTTCGACACCTTCCGGTCGGCGAACTGCCTGGCAAGGCGGTGGAGTGCGGTGGGGTTCCGGGCGACGATGATGAGGCCGGAGGTGTCCTTGTCGAGCCGGTGCACGATGCCGGGACGGAGTTCATCCGTTTCAAGTTCTTCTGCATCGGTGCCGAAGTGGTGCAGGATGGCGTTGGCGAGCGTGCCGGTCCAGTTGCCGAACGCAGGATGCACCACCATGCCGGGGGCCTTGTTGACCACCATGAGGTCACTGTCCTCGTAGACAATGTCGATCGGGATGTCTTCGGGCGCAAGCTCCGGAGCGGGCGGGCGGAGGAAGGTCATCTCAATCGAGTCGCAGGACTTCACCCGGTAGTTCGACTTCACCGATTTGCCGTTCACCAGCACCCGTCCGTCCTCGATGGCTTCCTGTACCTTGTTCCGGGTTGCGTTTTCGACCTGCCGGGTAAGGTACTGGTCGATGCGCATTGGGCACTGCACCCTGCTGACCTGCAGGGTGAGTTTTTTCGGCTCAAGGGCCAGGTCCCCCCCGGGGGGGCATTCGTTTTTTTGCGGGTGATTTTGCATTTTGCTGAACATTATACTAAAACCCTGACACAATTCAGCGTATGCCTTCCATGAACGCTTCAACTCCTCTTTCAGCTCCCCGCAAGGTAGACGTTGCCGTCATCGGTTCCGGGCCCGGCGGCTACGAGGCGGCACTCCTTGCCGCCCGTATGGGCATGCAGGTCGCCCTCATTGAAAAATCGGCACTGGGCGGCGTCTGCGTCAACTGGGGCTGCATTCCAACCAAAGCCCTGCTCCGGAGCGCCGAGGCGTTCGACCTCGTCCGGAAAGGGGCGGCGCTCGGCCTGCATGCTCCCGGTGCATCCTTTGAGCTTGCTGCAGCCGTAAAGCGCAGCCGTACGGTGGTGCTGAAGATCTCGAAGGGAATCGAGTACCAGCTGCGCAAAGCGGGTGTGGAGGTAGTTCCCGGCGAGGCGCGCTTTGCCGGTCCGCACGAGCTCGACATCATCCGTGAGGGTGCGGTTGCCGACACCATCACCGCACGCTCCATCATCATCGCCACCGGCGGCAGGATGCGCACCATTCCGGGCCTTGAGCCCGATCTTCGCCTTCTCATCACGAGCCGCGAGGCTCTTGCCATGAAGGAACTGCCGGCCTCCATGATCGTGCTCGGCGGCGGGGCGATCGGCGTAGAGCTGGCCTGGTTCTATGCAACCATCGGTACCCGGGTCACCATCGTCGAAATGATGGACCGCCTCATGCCGCTTGAAGATGCCGAGATATCCGAAGCCCTCAAACGCTCGTTCCAGAAGGCCGGCATCACGGTCGCTACCGGCTCGAAGCTCGAGGACGTAAAAAGAGAAGGGGAGCGGGTTACGGCCCGGCTTATGGTTCCGGGTGAAGAGCCGCAGGAGATCGAGGCGGAGCGTCTGCTGCTGGCTGTCGGTGTCGGCGGCAGCACCGAAGGGCTCGGGCTCGAGGCTGCCGGTGTCGGTGTGTCGCGGGGGTTCATTGAAACCGATGCACTGTGCCGGACCGCCGTGGCGCACATATACGCCATCGGCGACGTGCGCGGCGGGATGCTGCTCGCCCACAAGGCCTCGGCCGAGGCCGCCATCGCCGTTGCCTCCATCGCCGGCACCTCTGCCGAACCCCTGGAAGATACCATGATCCCGCGCTGCGTCTATGCCGAGCCCTCCATCGCAAGCATCGGCATGAGCGAGGAGCAGGCGGTTGCTGCCGGGAAAAACGTGTCGGTCGGCCGCTCGAACTTTGCCGCATCCGGCAAAGCCAACGCCTACGGCAGCCTCGAAGGGCTGGTGAAACTGGTGTTCGAGGCCGGGGGCGGGCCGCTGCTCGGCGCCCATCTCATAGGCCACGGCGCAGTGGAGCTCATCGGGGAGCTGGCGCTTGCCAGAAGCCTCGGCATCACGGCATCAAGGCTCTCCTCGGTCGTCCACGCGCACCCGACCCTGTCGGAGTCGATTCGTGAAGCCGCCCTGCAGGCTCTCGGGGAGTGAAGGGCATGCCGGCCGCCACCTTTATTAAAAGGATTTTCGATTGTCGGGCTAAAAGCATAAATTCAAGGTTTATTATTGCAACTCCTTAACCAACAGTAAGCCTTTTCCGGTGAATGATTTCTCGGTTCACGGGGCGGGGTCTCAACCAAACGATCAATTATGACTCAGACTGAAACAGCTGCCAAGAAAACTGCTGCCAGGAAAACAGTTGCCAAGAAGGCCGCAGCGGCTCCTGCACCCAAAAAGGCTGCAGCTCCTGCCAAGAAGAAGTCCGGCCTTGCGTTTCCTTTCACCGCCATCGTCGGCCAGGAGGAAATGAAGCTCA encodes the following:
- a CDS encoding prolyl oligopeptidase family serine peptidase; the protein is MTRSPASLLIVLLFASLLSGGTLQATEQGPAAPRVAPPCRPHTETLCGVEVSDPFRPLEDFSVPAVAEWVQEQSEHARAVLESIPGRGKLLRKMEEFDLRRKSKAYSLSITDNDRYFYLKETPGDETGKLYLREGFKGRETLLFDPGTLDREKGTRHVISHISPSDDGLRVAVSVSANGSEDDRILIMDVDRKQLYPEIIDRCRFASPSWTEDGTAFIYNRLRPLTRPGQNPQYDSQVFLHRAGTDPKEDIEIFSAEKYPELQIAGSEIPGVTYDRESGRLFAFVSSVERRLRVYTAPSAGLLAPKIDWKPLIRPEDEIHDFATTATELYVFTPKNAPRFRILKTPLERPDFSNAETVVGEDPDALLTSFSLTRDALYFTRSRHGVEATMYRLEHATGKVAPLTLPFRAGSAYISSKGPRFRDIWVTIAGWSSDYRRYRYLPETGTYRKETISSSAEYPEYRNMVVEEVMVPSHDGTMVPLSLVYRKGLKRNGENPVLLYGYGAYGKSISPFFSPSTLLWTTRGGIFAIAHVRGGGELGDRWHVEGMKEKKPNTWKDAIASAEYLVRNGYTKPGKIVLNGASAGGIMVGMAMAERPELFGAVIPQVGAMNPLRGEKTPNGPVNVPEFGTVHKEDECRALIAMDPYLNIQDGTAYPAALVTTGLNDPRVSAWQPAKFAARLQQATTSAKPVLFFADRKAGHGMGNTKSKTFESLADVLSFGLWQTGDSNFQPEH
- the lpdA gene encoding dihydrolipoyl dehydrogenase, which codes for MPSMNASTPLSAPRKVDVAVIGSGPGGYEAALLAARMGMQVALIEKSALGGVCVNWGCIPTKALLRSAEAFDLVRKGAALGLHAPGASFELAAAVKRSRTVVLKISKGIEYQLRKAGVEVVPGEARFAGPHELDIIREGAVADTITARSIIIATGGRMRTIPGLEPDLRLLITSREALAMKELPASMIVLGGGAIGVELAWFYATIGTRVTIVEMMDRLMPLEDAEISEALKRSFQKAGITVATGSKLEDVKREGERVTARLMVPGEEPQEIEAERLLLAVGVGGSTEGLGLEAAGVGVSRGFIETDALCRTAVAHIYAIGDVRGGMLLAHKASAEAAIAVASIAGTSAEPLEDTMIPRCVYAEPSIASIGMSEEQAVAAGKNVSVGRSNFAASGKANAYGSLEGLVKLVFEAGGGPLLGAHLIGHGAVELIGELALARSLGITASRLSSVVHAHPTLSESIREAALQALGE
- a CDS encoding RluA family pseudouridine synthase — translated: MQNHPQKNECPPGGDLALEPKKLTLQVSRVQCPMRIDQYLTRQVENATRNKVQEAIEDGRVLVNGKSVKSNYRVKSCDSIEMTFLRPPAPELAPEDIPIDIVYEDSDLMVVNKAPGMVVHPAFGNWTGTLANAILHHFGTDAEELETDELRPGIVHRLDKDTSGLIIVARNPTALHRLARQFADRKVSKLYTAILWGVPEPQEGTIHTNIGRSRRDRKVMANFPYEGLEGKTAITDYRVTENLHWFSLAELTLHTGRTHQIRAHMQHLGHQILGDTTYGGASLRTLDFPRSESFVKNLLDLLPRQALHAASLSFHQPTTGRPLSFTAPLPEDMAQALEKIRVIYRSAREA